A stretch of the Paramormyrops kingsleyae isolate MSU_618 chromosome 16, PKINGS_0.4, whole genome shotgun sequence genome encodes the following:
- the LOC111852234 gene encoding tubulin alpha chain-like — translation MRECISVHVGQAGVQMGNTCWELYCLEHGIQPDGQMPSQKPAGVHDDSFTTFFSETGAGKYVPRAIFVDLEPTVIDEVRTGNYRQLFHPEQLISGKEDAANNYARGHYTIGKEIIDSVLDRIRKLADQCTGLQGFLVFHSFGGGTGSGFTSLLMERLSVDFGKKSKLEFAIYPAPQVSTAVVEPYNSILTTHTTLEHSDCAFMVDNEAIYDICRRNLDIERPSYTNLNRLISQIVSSITASLRFDGALNVDLTEFQTNLVPYPRIHFPLATYAPVISAEKAYHEQLSVAEITNACFEPANQMVKCDPRHGKYMACCLLYRGDVVPKDVNVAIAAIKTKRSIQFVDWCPTGFKVGINYQPPTVVPGGDLAKVQRAVCMLSNTTAIAEAWARLDHKFDLMYAKRAFVHWYVGEGMEEGEFSEAREDMAALEKDYEEVGIDSFEEEEGEEY, via the exons ATG CGTGAGTGTATTTCTGTCCATGTTGGCCAAGCAGGCGTCCAGATGGGCAATACCTGCTGGGAATTGTACTGTCTGGAGCACGGGATTCAGCCCGATGGCCAGATGCCCAGCCAAAAGCCAGCCGGGGTCCATGATGACTCCTTCACCACATTCTTTAGTGAGACCGGTGCCGGGAAATATGTGCCCCGGGCCATATTTGTTGACCTGGAGCCCACTGTCATTG ATGAGGTGCGCACAGGCAACTACAGGCAACTCTTCCACCCGGAGCAGCTCATTTCAGGCAAGGAGGACGCTGCCAACAACTATGCCCGTGGGCACTACACCATTGGCAAGGAGATCATTGATTCCGTCCTGGACAGAATCCGTAAACTG GCTGACCAGTGCACTGGGCTTCAAGGTTTCCTGGTGTTCCACAGCTTCGGTGGTGGTACCGGCTCCGGGTTCACCTCCCTGCTGATGGAACGTCTCTCTGTGGACTTTGGAAAAAAGTCCAAGCTGGAGTTTGCAATTTACCCAGCACCCCAGGTGTCCACTGCTGTGGTGGAGCCTTACAATTCCATCCTGaccacacacaccaccctgGAGCACTCCGATTGCGCCTTCATGGTGGACAACGAGGCCATCTACGACATCTGCCGCAGGAACTTGGACATCGAGCGTCCGTCCTACACCAACCTCAACAGGCTTATCAGTCAGATTGTTTCCTCCATCACCGCCTCCCTGCGCTTTGACGGAGCCCTGAATGTGGACCTGACTGAGTTCCAGACCAACTTGGTGCCCTACCCTCGTATCCACTTCCCCTTGGCCACCTACGCCCCAGTGATCTCTGCTGAGAAGGCTTACCATGAGCAGCTGTCAGTGGCTGAGATCACCAATGCCTGCTTtgagccagccaatcagatggtgaAGTGTGACCCCCGCCACGGCAAGTACATGGCCTGCTGCCTGCTGTACCGTGGAGATGTGGTGCCCAAAGATGTCAATGTTGCGATTGCTGCTATCAAGACCAAGAGGAGTATCCAGTTTGTGGACTGGTGTCCTACTGGCTTCAAAGTTGGTATCAACTACCAGCCACCTACTGTGGTGCCCGGGGGAGACCTAGCCAAGGTTCAGAGGGCTGTGTGCATGCTGAGCAACACCACTGCCATTGCTGAGGCCTGGGCCCGCCTGGACCACAAGTTTGACCTGATGTATGCCAAGCGTGCCTTCGTCCACTGGTATGTGGGAGAGGGGATGGAAGAAGGAGAGTTCTCTGAGGCTCGTGAAGACATGGCTGCCCTGGAGAAAGACTACGAAGAGGTGGGCATTGACTCTTTTGAGGAGGAAGAAGGTGAAGAATATTAG
- the LOC111852233 gene encoding tubulin alpha chain, producing the protein MRECISMHVGQAGAQMGNACWELYCLEHGIQPDGQMPSDKTIGGGDDSFNTFFSETGAGKHVPRAVFVDLEPTVIDEVRTGTYRHLFHPEQLITGKEDAANNYARGHYTIGKEIIDLVLDRTRKLADQCTGLQGFLIFHSFGGGTGSGFTSLLMERLSVDYGKKSKLEFAVYPAPQVSTAVVEPYNSILTTHTTLEHSDCAFMVDNEAIYDICRRNLDIERPTYTNLNRLIGQIVSSITASLRFDGALNVDLTEFQTNLVPYPRIHFPLATYAPVISAEKAYHEQLSVADITNACFEPANQMVKCDPRHGKYMACCLLYRGDVVPKDVNSAIATIKTKRTIQFVDWCPTGFKVGINYQPPTVVPGGDLAKVQRAVCMLSNTTAIAEAWARLDHKFDLMYAKRAFVHWYVGEGMEEGEFSEAREDMAALEKDYEEVGTDSVGEEDEEGEEY; encoded by the exons atg CGTGAATGTATCTCAATGCACGTCGGCCAGGCCGGAGCCCAGATGggcaatgcatgctgggagctGTACTGCCTGGAGCATGGCATCCAGCCGGATGGCCAGATGCCCAGTGACAAGACCATTGGTGGAGGAGACGACTCCTTTAACACCTTTTTCAGCGAGACTGGTGCTGGAAAACACGTCCCCAGGGCTGTGTTTGTGGACCTGGAACCCACTGTCATTG ATGAGGTGCGCACAGGGACCTACCGTCACCTGTTCCACCCAGAGCAGCTCATAACTGGCAAGGAGGACGCTGCCAACAACTATGCCCGTGGGCACTACACCATCGGCAAGGAGATCATTGACCTGGTTCTGGACAGGACACGCAAACTG GCTGACCAGTGCACTGGGCTCCAAGGGTTCCTCATCTTCCACAGCTTCGGCGGTGGTACTGGCTCCGGGTTCACATCCTTGCTGATGGAACGCCTCTCTGTCGACTATGGAAAAAAGTCCAAGTTGGAGTTCGCCGTCTACCCAGCACCCCAGGTGTCCACTGCTGTGGTGGAGCCTTACAATTCCATCCTGaccacacacaccaccctgGAGCACTCCGATTGCGCCTTCATGGTGGACAACGAGGCCATCTACGACATCTGCCGCAGGAACTTGGACATCGAACGCCCCACGTACACCAACCTCAACAGGCTTATCGGTCAGATTGTTTCCTCCATCACCGCCTCCCTGCGCTTTGACGGAGCCCTGAATGTGGACCTGACTGAGTTCCAGACCAACTTGGTGCCCTACCCTCGTATCCACTTCCCCTTGGCCACCTACGCCCCAGTGATCTCTGCTGAGAAGGCTTACCATGAGCAGCTGTCAGTGGCTGACATAACAAATGCCTGCTTtgagccagccaatcagatggtgaAGTGTGACCCCCGCCACGGCAAGTACATGGCCTGCTGCCTGCTGTACCGAGGAGATGTGGTGCCCAAAGATGTGAACTCTGCTATTGCCACCATCAAGACCAAGCGCACCATCCAGTTTGTGGACTGGTGTCCTACTGGCTTCAAAGTTGGTATCAACTACCAGCCACCTACTGTGGTGCCCGGGGGAGACCTAGCCAAGGTTCAGAGGGCTGTGTGCATGCTGAGCAACACCACTGCCATTGCTGAGGCCTGGGCCCGCCTGGACCACAAGTTTGACCTGATGTATGCCAAACGTGCCTTCGTCCACTGGTATGTGGGAGAGGGGATGGAAGAAGGAGAGTTCTCTGAGGCTCGTGAAGACATGGCTGCCCTGGAGAAAGACTACGAAGAGGTGGGCACAGACAGTGTTGGTGAGGAAGATGAGGAAGGAGAGGAATACTAA